The window AGATCGGCCTTGTCGTTAAGATCCGCTGCGACGACCTCGATGCTGCGACCGGTCTCGCTCGCCAGCCGCTTTGCCAGCGCATCGAGACGTTCGCGCTTGCGGGCCACGAGGATCAGGTCATAGCCGCGGCGCGCCAGCCGGTCCGCATAGATGGCGCCGATGCCCGAGGACGCGCCTGTCACAAGCGCGGTGCCCTGCTTGGCTGAGGTGACGCTCATTGTCGTTCTCCGTTGTTTTTGCCGGGCGGCCCGGACCCGGAATTGGACCTCAGGACGTCGCCCTACCCGTCCAAGCTAGGCGCTCTGGCCTTTGTCTTAAATGTCATATATACACCTTTTTAGGACATTCCGGTTTCACGGCCAGTGAAGAGACCACGCCATGCAAGAGATTGGTTTTGTTGTCTTTCCAGGCTTCCAGGTGATGGGCTTTGCCGCCATCACGGTGTTCGAGGTCGCCAACCTCGCCACCGGGAACGAGATCTACAGAGTGCATCTGCTGTCCGAACATGGCGGCCCGGTGCGGGCCTCGGCCGGCTTCAATGTCGAGACCGAAGCGTTTGGCGTCCGCGCGTTCGACACAGTCATCATCGGCGCCGGCACCGACCTGCATTCCACCACGCCGGGGCTGGTCAAATTCATCCAGCAGGCGATGACATCGGCGCGACGGGTGGCGGCGCCCTGCACCGGCGCATTTTCGCTGGCGGAAGCCGGCGTTCTCAACGGCCGGCGCGCCACCACCCATTGGGCCTTCGCGCGTGAGCTGCGAATGCGGTACCCCGAGATCGACATCGACGAAGACCGCATCTTCATCATCGACGGCCAGGTCTGGACCTCGGCCGGCATGACGGCGGGTGTCGATCTTGCGCTCGCCATGGTCGAGAAGGATCTCGGCGCGGAGGTCGCACGATCGGTGGCGCGCAAGCTCGTGGTTTATCACCGCCGCGCCGGCGGCCAGTCGCAATTCTCGGCGCTGCTTGAGCTCGAACCGAAGTCGGATCGTATCCAGAGCGCGCTGGATTATGCCAAAAACCACCTGCGCAACGAATTGTCGGTGGAGGAACTGGCCAATGCCGCGCGCCTCAGTCCGCGCCAGTTCAGCCGCGCCTTCCGCGCGGAAACCGGACAGTCGCCCGCCAAGGCGATCGAGAATTTACGAGTCGAGGCCGCACGGATGATGATGGAGCAGGGACGGCTTTCGATGGATGTGATCGCCAACGAGACCGGCTTTGCCGACCGCGAACGGATGCGCCGCGCATTTCTGCGCGCATTCGGCCAGCCGCCCCAGGCGATGCGGCGCAATGCCAAGGTGATTGCTGAAGTCGCTTAGAGCGCAGTCTCATAAAATAAGAGATTGACGCAGAGTCTGTTTTCGAGATGTGTGAATCCTGTAGGGCTTGTCCCGGCCATCCACGTCTTTCTTATTCGCGATGCTGCTAAGACGTGGGCCCGGCACAAGGCCGGGCATGACGCAGAAAACGATCGCAACCGCCCTCGATCAGAACGGCGAATCCGGGAAATAGAATTCCTTCGCGTTCTCCTTGGTGATCAGCGTCGCATCCAGGATGTAGCTGCCGCGAACCGGGACCTGGCCGTAGAGGTTGGCGACGGTCAGCTCCAAAGCGGTGCCCACCATGGCCGGCGGATAAAGCACGTCGACCGGAATCAGCTTGTCGCCGTCCAATACCTTCTTCACCATCTCCTTGGAGCCGGCACCGGCGATGACGTACTGGATATCCGTGCGTTTGGCCTGTGCGATCGCCTGCAGCACGCCCACCGCCATGTCGTCGTCCTGGCACCACACCACGTCGATCTTCGGGAACTTGGTCAAATAGTCTTGCATCACCTTGAAGGCATCGTCGCGATTCCAGTTGCCGAACTGCTTGGCCAGCACCTTCACATTGCTGCCGGCGACGGCCTTGTCGAAGCCATCCTGGCGCTGCTGGTCGATCGGGATCGGCAGGCCGCGGATCACCGCCACCATGGCCTCCGGTGTGCGTGACTTGATATACTCGCCGGCCGTGGCGCCGAGCGCGGGGTTATTGCCGGCGACATAGAGATCGCGCACGGAGTTGTCGTTGTTGCTGGGCGCACGATCGACCAGGGTCACGAACACGCCCTTGCCCTTCACCCGCTTGATGGCATTGACCAGCGGATCGGGATCGGACGGCAGGATCACCAGGGCGCCGATGCCCTGGGTCGCCAGGTCTTCCAGTGCATTGGCCTGTGTCGCCGCATCCGGCGATGTCTTGACGATCACGTTGAGGCCGGGGTGCCGGGCCATCAGCGCCTTGGCGACACGCTGGGCATGAAAGACCACGCCGGCTGTCCAGCCGTGATCGGCGGCCGGGATCGATACGCCGATCGTCACCTTCTTGTCTTGCGCGTGAGCCGCGCCGGCCAGCGTAGCCAGAGCGACCGTCAAACCGATAAGTGCCTTCCGCATGCCGTCCTCCCATTCGACCCGGACCTTTTGCATTATCGCCAGGCGACCCGGTTGGCCTGACTCATTCAGGATTTTCGCATCAGCGACCGCTGCACCAGCATCGCAATGATGATGATCGCCCCCTGGATGGCGCCAATCAGGTACTCGCTGACGAAATTCGACAGCAGCATGATATTGCCGACGATTTCGAGAATGAACGCACCGCAGACTGTGCCCCAGATACGCCCGACGCCGCCGCGCAGCGCGGTGCCGCCGATCACCACCGCCGTGATCGCCTGCAATTCCCAGAGTGTGCCGCTGGTCGCCGAGGTGGAGCCCAGCCGCGGCACGTACAACAGAACCGCGATGGCTACGCAGAGGCCCTGGATGACATAAGTGACGGTGCGAACCCGATTGACCGAAATGCCGGAATAACGCGCGACCTCTTCGTTCGAGCCGACCGCGACGACATGGCGGCCAAAACGCGTGCGGTAGAGCACGAAGGCGCCGATCAGAGCCACGGCGAAGATGACAATGATGGGCACCGGCACGCCCAGCACCGCGCCGAAATAGGCCGGGTGATACAGGTTCTGGATTTCCGGCGAACGCAAGGTGATTGCGCCACCTTGCGACAGCCAGGTGGTGAGGCCGCGGAAGATCCCCATGGTGCCGAGCGTCACGATAAAGGGTTCGATCCCCCCGATCGTCGTAATCCATCCATTGGCCAAGCCGCAGACCGTGCCGATGGCCAGAGACAACAGCATCGCCGCGACGAGCATCATCAAGGGATCAGCGATGACACCGCTGTTCATGAACATGATCATCAGACTGGCGACGAATGCCATCATCGATCCGACCGATAGATCGAGCCCGCCGGCAGCAATGACGAAGGTCGCGCCGACGGCGATGATCGCGATGAAGGCGCTGCGGGTCGCCACATTGAGCAGGTTATCGAGGCTGATCACGTTGGGATTGGCGAACGCACCAACGGCCAGCAGCAGCGCGAGCGCAACAAATGGCGCAACGGCCCTGAGGTCGACATCGATCGGAAATCGACGTGCAGTCGTATCCCGGGCTAAGGTGTCGGCCATGGTCATTCCGCCACCAGGGCGGCCTCCTGCGATGTCGCTCCGGTCGCCATCATGACGATGTCATGCTCGGTCATCCCTGCTCCCGCGACGTCACCAACCGTGCGACCCGCGCGCATGACAACGACGCGATCACAGAGGCCGATCAGTTCCGACATCTCGGACGAGATCACGATCACCGCGCGCCCCTGCTCCGCCAGCGGCGCGATGAACTTGTAGATCTGCTCCTTGGTCCCGATGTCGATGCCGCGGGTCGGCTCGTCGATGATGACGATGTCGGGGTCGAGCATCATCATCTTGGCCAGGAACAGCTTTTGCTGGTTGCCGCCGGACAGCTGGCCCGCGAGCATGCCCTGACGCGCGGCGCGGATGTCGAATTCGGCGATCGCCGTGTCCAGCGCAGTACGTTCGCGCGCGCGATCGACCTGCAAAGCGCCGATAAATTTCTGCAGCGCCGCGAGTGTCAGGTTGACGCGCAGGTTCTGGGCGAGCAACAAGCCTTTGCCCTTGCGGTCTTCGCTGAGATAGACGATGCCGGCCTGCATGCTGTCGTGAACGTTCGAAAAATGCACCGGCGAGCCGTTGAGCCTGACCGTGCCGCGGCCGCGCTTCAAGCCCACGATGCCTTCCATCAGTTCGGTCCTGCCCGCGCCGATCAGCCCGGCAAAGCCGAGGATTTCGCCCTTTCCGAGTTTAAACGAGGCATGGCTGACAAAGCCGGGAACGGAAAAATCCTCAACCTCCAGCACGCGATCCTGAGCGATCGACACCTCTCGGGCCGGATAGAGTTTCGACACATCGCGGCCGACCATCAGCCGCGCCATGTCGGCTGGTTGCAGATCATTTGCCGAACGGCTGGCGACCAGGCGCCCGTCCCGCAGCACCGTCACCTGGTCGGCGATGGCCTTCACCTCCGGCAGGCGGTGCGAGATGTAGAGAACCGCGGTGCCCTTCGCGCTGATGTCGCCGATCACCTCGAGCAGAGCCTCGGTCTCGGTCGGAGTCAGCGAGGCGGTCGGCTCGTCGAAGATCACAACGCGGCGCGGCACCAAAAGCGCCCGTGCAATCTGCACCAGTTGCCGCTGTGCGATCGACAGCCGGCCAACCAGCGCTTTCGGATCCAGCTCCGAGCCAAGTTCGCGGATCGCGCGTGACGCACGGGCGTTCATCGCGCGATCGTCGACCACAAGGCCTTTGCGCAGCTCACGCCCAAGAAACAGGTTCTGCGCCACGGTGAGATCCGGCGCGAGCAGGATTTCCTGGTGCACCAGCACGATGCCGCGCCGCTCGGCATCCGCCGGGCCGTCAAACGTCACCAGTTCGCCGTCAAGCCGAAGCGCGCCCGACGTCGGCACCAGCAGGCCGGCCAGGATCTTCATCAGGGTCGACTTGCCGGCGCCGTTCTCGCCGATGATCGCATGCACCCGGCCGGCATCGATGGACAGCGCGATGTCCTTCAGCACCTCGACCGGTCCGAAGGACTTGCCGAGCCCGTCGGCTTGCAGAAGCGGCGGCGATGCCGATGGGGATGTGAGCGTGTCCGGCCTCATGCGAGCCTGGTCCAGACGCTGCCCTTGCGGGAAGATTCGACCGCGGCCTCGATGAACAGCATGCCTTCGAGCCCATCCTCCACGGTCGGATAGAGGACATCCCGATCGGGCGTGCCGCCGGCACGTGCCGCGCGAATGGCGCGGGCGGCCTCGGTATAGATGGTGGCGAATGCTTCGAAATAGCCTTCCGGGTGGCCGCTCGGCAGGCGCGTCACACGGATGGCTTCAGCACGGGCACCCGCGCCGCCGCGCGTCAGCAATTGCTTGGGTTCGCTAAACCGCGTGAACCACAGATAGTTCGGATCGGCCTGCGTCCATTCGAGACCTGCTTCGGTACCGTAGACCCGCAGCTTCAATCCATTTTCGTTGCCGACCGCCACCTGGCTCGCCCACAGCATGCCGCGCGCGCCGCCGCGATACCGCAGCAGGATCTGCACGTCGTCGTCGAGCTGCCGTCCCGGCGCGAAGGTTGTCAGTTGCGCCAGCAGTTCCTCGATTTCCAGCCCGGTGACGAACGCGGCAATGTTGTAGGCATGGGTGCCGATATCGCCGATGCTGCCGCCTGCGCCGGAGCGCTTTGGATCGGTGCGCCATTCCGCCTGCTTGCTGCCGGATAGCTCTGCGCGCCGGGTGAGCCAATCCTGCGGATATTCCACCTGCACCAGGCGGATGGTCCCGAGCTCGCCGCTGGCAACCATGGCGCGCGCCTGCCGGATCATCGGGTAACCGGTATAGTTGTGGGTGAGACAGAAGATCTTTCCGGAACGGCCCACCAGATCCACCAATTCCCGCGCCTCCGCCACGGTCGTGGTCATAGGCTTGTCGCAGATGACGTGGATGCCCGCATTGAGGAAGGCGCGCGCGGCGGGCGCGTGCAGATGGTTCGGTGTCACGATCGACACCGCCTCGATGCCGTCGGGACGCGCCGCTTCGGCTTTTGCCATCTCCTCATAGGAGGAATACGTGCGGTCCTCCGCAAGCCCGATCTCGCGCGCCGAGAGCTTGGCCCGTTCGGCGTCGGACGATAGCGCGCCCGCCACCAGTTCGAACTGATCGTCGATCCGCGCCGCAGTGCGATGGACGGCGCCGATGAAAGCCCCCTGCCCGCCGCCGACCATGCCGAGACGGATGCGTCCGCTATGGGCCTGCTGCTGACGTCCTGCGATGGTCATTCCGCGCGCTCCTCTCGATCAAAGCCCAATCTCTTAGAGTCCAAGCATCTTGCGATTGGCTGCGTCGTCGGAGCCGGCGCCGGCGAAATCATCAAAGGCGCGTTCGGTCACTCGGATGATATGCCCGGCGATGAACTCCGCGCCCTCGCGCGCGCCGTCTTCCGGATGCTTGAGGGCGCATTCCCACTCCAGCACGGCCCAGCTGTCGTAGTCGTAAGTCGCGAGCCTGGAGAAGATGCCGCCGAAATCGACCTGCCCGTCGCCCGGCGAGCGGAAGCGCCCGGCGCGATTCACCCAGCTCTGAAAACCACCATAGACGCCCTGGCGACCGGTCGGATTGAATTCCGCATCCTTGACGTGAAAGGCCTTGATGCGCTGGTGATAGATGTCGATGTAGTCGAGATAGTCGAGTTGCTGCAGCACGAAGTGCGAGGGATCGTACAGCAGATTGGCGCGCGCATGCCCGCGCACCCGCTCCAGGAACATCTCGTAGCTGACGCCGTCGTGCAGGTCTTCGCCGGGATGAATCTCGTAACAGATGTCGACGCCGTTCTCCTCGGCGCAATCCAATAGCGGAGTCCAGCGCTTTGCCAGCTCATCGAAGGCGGCCTCGACCAATCCGGCCGGTCGCTGCGGCCATGGATAAATATAAGGCCACGCCAGCGCGCCGGAGAATGTCGCATGTGCATTCAGCCCTAGATGCTGCGAGGCGCGCAGCGCCCGCTTGACCTGGTCAACCGCCCATTCGGTGCGCGCCTTCGGATTGTCGCGGACCTCGGCCGCTGCAAAACCGTCGAAGGCGATGTCGTAGGCCGGATGTACAGCCACGAGCTGGCCCTGCAGATGGGTCGACAATTCGGTGATGACGAGGCCATGGTCGGCGGCAATTCCCTTGATCTCATCGCAATAGGTCCTGGAGTCGGACGCCTTGACGAGATCGAACAAGCGCCCGTCCCAGGTCGGGATCTGCACGCCCTCGTAGCCGAGCGACGCCGCCCAGCCGCAGATCGCATCGAATGAATTGAACGGCGCGGCATCGCCGGCGAACTGCGCCAGAAAGATCGCCGGGCCCTTGATCGTTTTCATTGATTGCTCCTCCGGGCATCTCGAACCGATTTGTAATCGATTACATTTTTGCCTAGATTGCCATAGGCATTGACCGTGTCAATCCTGCCGTGAAGGGATGACAACACGCCAAGAAGGAACCAGGACGATTTCCGTTGATGGATAAGCGGTTGAACAGGCCAACGATCGGCGATGTCGCGGCACGCGCGGGGGTGTCCACCGCGACGGTCAGCCGCACGCTTGCGACCCCCGAGCAGGTCACGCCCAAAACCCGCGATGCCGTTTTGAAGGCGGTGCGCGAGACCGGCTACGTGCTGAATCTTGCGGCGCGGCATCTGCGCACCAACCGCGCCCATGCGGTGCTAGCGGTTCTGCCCGACGCCTCGAACATCTTCTTCTCGCAGGTGTTGCGTGGCATTTCCGATACCCTGCACCAGGCCGGCTATAGCCTCGTGATCGCCGACACCGCCAACGACCCGGAGCGCGAACGCGAACACGGCGAGTTCATCCAGGGCGGACGGGTCGATGGTGTGCTCCTGCTCAATGGCAGGCTGCTGCCTTCCCTTTCCGCAAAACGTGGCCGCACCATCCCCACCGTGAGCCTGTGCGAGCGGATCCCCGGCTCGCACCTTCCCCATGTCGAGACTGCCAACCGCGAGGCGGCGCGCGCCATCACCGAATGCCTGATTGCGCAAGGGCATCGCCGGATCGGCTATATCGCGGGGCCACCCACCAACGTGCTCGAGCATGACCGGTTCGCCGGCTATCGCGATGCACTCACGGCGCGCGGCATCGCATTCGATCCGCAGCTGGTCTGTCCCGGTGACTATTCGATTAGGGCTGGCGAAGCCGCGGCGACGGCCTATCGGGCGCTTCCACAGCTGCCGGACGCGGTGTTCGCCTCCAGTGACACCATGGCGATGGGCCTGATCCGGGGTTTCACCGCTGCGGGACTCTCGATCCCCGACCAGATTTCGATCGCGGGTTTTGACGACATCGAATTTGCCGCCGCCTACAATCCCGCCCTGACCACCGTGCACCAGAACCGCCACGACATCGGCGCGCGCGCGGCCGGCATGCTGATCGACCTGATGGCGGGCAAAAAGCTCAGCCAGCGCGAGATCCAGCTCCCCGCGGAGATCGTGATGCGCGAGAGTACGCGCGCGCGATAAGGACAGTGGCTTGCGACTCACCGCGGGGGTTCAACCCACACATCGCTCTGCTTGATCCGCTCGATCAGCAGCCGGGGATCGAATTTGCGGAAGGTCGCCGGAATTTCGAACATCTCCGCCGGCTGCGGCGCTTGCCGGAGATTGGCGGCCGAGATGGTCAAACCGTCGTCCATACGGATCTTCAGCGGAAATCTCAGCTCCGGATCGATCCAGCCCACGATGGTTCGATGCGGCGGCACGGTGGCGCGCACGACATCGACGCTGCGGCCATCGATCGTCGCCTGACCGGTCCGTTCACAGTGCCAGCCTTCGCCCTGCTCTGTTGCGCCTGATAGTTTTGCCATGTCCTGCCATTGCCGGCAGGGATCGGATGGATCAACCGACACGAACATCTGAGTCAACCGGCTCGATTGCCTGGCATCCATGAACGTCCGCACCACCGGCCGTGCGAAATAGGCGTGATCGGTCGCCTCGACCAGGAAAAACCCGTCGGCGAAATCCGGTGTCTCGATCCGCACCTTGTCGCCCGACACCCACAATTTCGCGGTTCGCGACTCCGCGCCGCCGTGATCCGACATGGTGACGAGATCGGCTGAGAATTGCTGAGCCGACGCCGACGCGCTGAACAAGCCGCCGACAACACCGAACAACACAGCGCAAGCGAGGGTAGGATATCCAGGCATCGGATCCAGCCTTGATTGACGTTAAGAAAACCGTGACGCCGGCCGAGCCGTCAGGCCCGGTCGGCGTCACAAGATCAGGGTCATGCCTTATTGAACGAGGGCCTGGGTGACGGCGTGATCGAAGTCGAAGGCGTCGAACAGATCAGACAGCGCCGGGCTGTTGGTCGGCACGTACGGATTGTTCTTCTTGACGATCGGGTTCGGGAAATTGTCGCGGCTGCGAACGGTCAGCGGCTGCAGTTTCCAGTTGCGCTCGATGAACTTCAGGATCGACGCGTGGTCCGCGTAACCGTGGTTGACCTTTCCGCCAGTCGAATAAGGCGAAACGATCAGCAGCGGAATGCGCGGCCCGTCACCGAAGAAGTCCATCGGCTGAACAAAACCCGAGTCCCAGTAACCGCCGGCCTCGTCCCATGCAACGAACACCACGGTTTCCGCCTTCAGCTTCGGATTGTCGTCCAGCGCCGCGA is drawn from Bradyrhizobium prioriisuperbiae and contains these coding sequences:
- a CDS encoding GlxA family transcriptional regulator, giving the protein MQEIGFVVFPGFQVMGFAAITVFEVANLATGNEIYRVHLLSEHGGPVRASAGFNVETEAFGVRAFDTVIIGAGTDLHSTTPGLVKFIQQAMTSARRVAAPCTGAFSLAEAGVLNGRRATTHWAFARELRMRYPEIDIDEDRIFIIDGQVWTSAGMTAGVDLALAMVEKDLGAEVARSVARKLVVYHRRAGGQSQFSALLELEPKSDRIQSALDYAKNHLRNELSVEELANAARLSPRQFSRAFRAETGQSPAKAIENLRVEAARMMMEQGRLSMDVIANETGFADRERMRRAFLRAFGQPPQAMRRNAKVIAEVA
- a CDS encoding substrate-binding domain-containing protein; translation: MRKALIGLTVALATLAGAAHAQDKKVTIGVSIPAADHGWTAGVVFHAQRVAKALMARHPGLNVIVKTSPDAATQANALEDLATQGIGALVILPSDPDPLVNAIKRVKGKGVFVTLVDRAPSNNDNSVRDLYVAGNNPALGATAGEYIKSRTPEAMVAVIRGLPIPIDQQRQDGFDKAVAGSNVKVLAKQFGNWNRDDAFKVMQDYLTKFPKIDVVWCQDDDMAVGVLQAIAQAKRTDIQYVIAGAGSKEMVKKVLDGDKLIPVDVLYPPAMVGTALELTVANLYGQVPVRGSYILDATLITKENAKEFYFPDSPF
- a CDS encoding ABC transporter permease, whose protein sequence is MADTLARDTTARRFPIDVDLRAVAPFVALALLLAVGAFANPNVISLDNLLNVATRSAFIAIIAVGATFVIAAGGLDLSVGSMMAFVASLMIMFMNSGVIADPLMMLVAAMLLSLAIGTVCGLANGWITTIGGIEPFIVTLGTMGIFRGLTTWLSQGGAITLRSPEIQNLYHPAYFGAVLGVPVPIIVIFAVALIGAFVLYRTRFGRHVVAVGSNEEVARYSGISVNRVRTVTYVIQGLCVAIAVLLYVPRLGSTSATSGTLWELQAITAVVIGGTALRGGVGRIWGTVCGAFILEIVGNIMLLSNFVSEYLIGAIQGAIIIIAMLVQRSLMRKS
- a CDS encoding sugar ABC transporter ATP-binding protein, producing the protein MRPDTLTSPSASPPLLQADGLGKSFGPVEVLKDIALSIDAGRVHAIIGENGAGKSTLMKILAGLLVPTSGALRLDGELVTFDGPADAERRGIVLVHQEILLAPDLTVAQNLFLGRELRKGLVVDDRAMNARASRAIRELGSELDPKALVGRLSIAQRQLVQIARALLVPRRVVIFDEPTASLTPTETEALLEVIGDISAKGTAVLYISHRLPEVKAIADQVTVLRDGRLVASRSANDLQPADMARLMVGRDVSKLYPAREVSIAQDRVLEVEDFSVPGFVSHASFKLGKGEILGFAGLIGAGRTELMEGIVGLKRGRGTVRLNGSPVHFSNVHDSMQAGIVYLSEDRKGKGLLLAQNLRVNLTLAALQKFIGALQVDRARERTALDTAIAEFDIRAARQGMLAGQLSGGNQQKLFLAKMMMLDPDIVIIDEPTRGIDIGTKEQIYKFIAPLAEQGRAVIVISSEMSELIGLCDRVVVMRAGRTVGDVAGAGMTEHDIVMMATGATSQEAALVAE
- a CDS encoding Gfo/Idh/MocA family oxidoreductase, encoding MTIAGRQQQAHSGRIRLGMVGGGQGAFIGAVHRTAARIDDQFELVAGALSSDAERAKLSAREIGLAEDRTYSSYEEMAKAEAARPDGIEAVSIVTPNHLHAPAARAFLNAGIHVICDKPMTTTVAEARELVDLVGRSGKIFCLTHNYTGYPMIRQARAMVASGELGTIRLVQVEYPQDWLTRRAELSGSKQAEWRTDPKRSGAGGSIGDIGTHAYNIAAFVTGLEIEELLAQLTTFAPGRQLDDDVQILLRYRGGARGMLWASQVAVGNENGLKLRVYGTEAGLEWTQADPNYLWFTRFSEPKQLLTRGGAGARAEAIRVTRLPSGHPEGYFEAFATIYTEAARAIRAARAGGTPDRDVLYPTVEDGLEGMLFIEAAVESSRKGSVWTRLA
- a CDS encoding sugar phosphate isomerase/epimerase; its protein translation is MKTIKGPAIFLAQFAGDAAPFNSFDAICGWAASLGYEGVQIPTWDGRLFDLVKASDSRTYCDEIKGIAADHGLVITELSTHLQGQLVAVHPAYDIAFDGFAAAEVRDNPKARTEWAVDQVKRALRASQHLGLNAHATFSGALAWPYIYPWPQRPAGLVEAAFDELAKRWTPLLDCAEENGVDICYEIHPGEDLHDGVSYEMFLERVRGHARANLLYDPSHFVLQQLDYLDYIDIYHQRIKAFHVKDAEFNPTGRQGVYGGFQSWVNRAGRFRSPGDGQVDFGGIFSRLATYDYDSWAVLEWECALKHPEDGAREGAEFIAGHIIRVTERAFDDFAGAGSDDAANRKMLGL
- a CDS encoding LacI family DNA-binding transcriptional regulator, with product MNRPTIGDVAARAGVSTATVSRTLATPEQVTPKTRDAVLKAVRETGYVLNLAARHLRTNRAHAVLAVLPDASNIFFSQVLRGISDTLHQAGYSLVIADTANDPEREREHGEFIQGGRVDGVLLLNGRLLPSLSAKRGRTIPTVSLCERIPGSHLPHVETANREAARAITECLIAQGHRRIGYIAGPPTNVLEHDRFAGYRDALTARGIAFDPQLVCPGDYSIRAGEAAATAYRALPQLPDAVFASSDTMAMGLIRGFTAAGLSIPDQISIAGFDDIEFAAAYNPALTTVHQNRHDIGARAAGMLIDLMAGKKLSQREIQLPAEIVMRESTRAR